In Candidatus Bathyarchaeota archaeon, the genomic window ATTGTACTGTTAAATTCTACTTTGGGCGTTGGTACTTCCTCTCCCGCTGGTGTCAGCGTAGGCATCGTGAATTTTTTCGTGATTTTTTTCTTAAGTATAAAATCAATTTCCTTTGTTTCTTCGTTGAAATTCATCTCAAGAGTCTCATCGCTTTTTATGCGTTTAATGAGTTTAAGCATAGACTCTATATTGACTCTGATTGTTGATGGTTTATCACATTGATATTCATCAAAGCCCGTCTTCTTCCATTCCAAGTCAACCATTGCAACATGTGAGGGATCCATAGCACGGAGTTTTATTCCATCTGCAGTAGCATTAAAATCAGCCTCTTCTATTAAAGCAGAAATCGCGGAAAGTAAGTTTTTCCATAATCTAGCATCACTCATACTAGCTTTGAACATATTTAATATTCCATCCCATTTGAGAAATGAATAGCCAAATAATATTTTACTCTATTAGTAAATTTATTACTTCTGGCAGAATAAATAATCGTCTTTATTACTTTAAGATAATTCTCTCCAAGTAGCACCACATCGAGTGCATCTAAAGAATTGAGTTGAAGACTCATCAGCGCCCCTTGTTTGAACAAGCCAATAGAAAGCCTCATTATTATCGC contains:
- the pcn gene encoding proliferating cell nuclear antigen (pcna) yields the protein MFKASMSDARLWKNLLSAISALIEEADFNATADGIKLRAMDPSHVAMVDLEWKKTGFDEYQCDKPSTIRVNIESMLKLIKRIKSDETLEMNFNEETKEIDFILKKKITKKFTMPTLTPAGEEVPTPKVEFNSTIKVAIRNFKEIMEDAQTVSDHVRLEASVDKLVVKSSSELSRVNIEVEKDSDILLDLNVKENSIATYNLNYLAEMVKAGSLLSETAMVEFSTNMPIKIEFEIPDKGNLIYYLAPRIEVE